Proteins co-encoded in one Cupriavidus metallidurans CH34 genomic window:
- a CDS encoding MFS transporter — MTPATPPIAVVGGQPVPDGHAGATSRNGAKVPFEAGIRLAGVGKFQYRLFVIFGLVWLADAMQVLSIGFSAPSIAKTFGITMPQALQTGTLFFVGMLVGAIVFGRLADRIGRRPVLMIAIVIDALSGIASAFAPELSWLLVLRFLTGVGVGGTLPVDYTMMAEFLPSDRRGRWLVLLESFWAIGTICLAVLALVALSHGDQAWRVIFLVTGIPALIGVVLRFYIPESPMYLNRSGRSDEARKVLQRVAKTNGRNVEIPALQSDIVAPKSVLTLFSGTFRRRSFALFAAWALISIAYYGVFVYLPIKLGAEGFAFMRGQVFLVVLAIVQLPGFALSAYGVERWGRKPTLIGFLLLSAVGCMLYSLGTSPTVVVGSTLLMSFALLGTWGALYAFTPEVYPTDLRATGMGAAGAVARFGGLFAPAIIAPVMATHFTLALALISSMLLAGAFAIGMVNVESKDRALD; from the coding sequence ATGACGCCAGCCACTCCACCCATCGCAGTCGTTGGCGGGCAGCCCGTGCCGGACGGCCATGCCGGGGCCACCTCCCGCAACGGCGCAAAGGTGCCGTTCGAGGCCGGTATCCGGTTGGCCGGTGTCGGCAAGTTTCAGTATCGCCTCTTCGTCATCTTCGGCCTGGTCTGGCTCGCCGATGCCATGCAGGTGCTGTCGATCGGCTTCAGCGCGCCGTCCATCGCGAAGACGTTTGGCATCACGATGCCCCAGGCGCTACAGACCGGCACGCTCTTCTTCGTCGGGATGCTGGTAGGCGCGATTGTCTTCGGCCGCCTGGCCGACCGCATTGGCCGCCGCCCCGTGCTGATGATCGCCATCGTCATCGACGCGCTCTCCGGCATCGCATCGGCCTTCGCGCCAGAACTGTCCTGGCTGCTCGTGTTGCGCTTCCTGACGGGCGTCGGTGTCGGCGGCACGCTGCCGGTTGACTACACCATGATGGCCGAATTCCTGCCCAGCGACCGTCGCGGCCGCTGGCTGGTCCTGCTCGAATCGTTCTGGGCGATCGGCACGATCTGCTTGGCGGTACTGGCGCTCGTGGCGCTGTCCCATGGCGATCAGGCCTGGCGCGTCATTTTCCTGGTCACAGGCATTCCCGCGCTGATTGGCGTTGTCCTGCGCTTCTACATTCCGGAATCGCCGATGTACCTGAACCGTAGCGGGCGATCGGACGAGGCCCGCAAGGTACTGCAACGGGTGGCGAAAACAAACGGCCGAAACGTCGAAATCCCGGCCCTGCAATCCGACATCGTCGCGCCGAAATCGGTCTTGACGCTGTTCTCCGGAACGTTCCGCCGCCGCAGCTTCGCGCTGTTTGCCGCGTGGGCGCTGATCTCGATCGCGTACTACGGTGTGTTCGTCTACCTGCCAATCAAGCTCGGCGCGGAGGGCTTCGCCTTCATGCGCGGGCAGGTCTTCCTGGTCGTCCTCGCCATCGTCCAGCTCCCCGGCTTCGCTTTGTCAGCGTACGGCGTCGAGCGCTGGGGCCGCAAACCCACGCTGATCGGATTCCTGCTGCTCAGCGCGGTCGGCTGCATGCTGTATAGCCTCGGCACGTCTCCCACGGTCGTCGTCGGCTCCACGTTGCTGATGAGCTTCGCGCTGCTGGGTACCTGGGGCGCGCTGTATGCGTTCACACCAGAGGTCTACCCGACCGACCTGAGAGCCACTGGAATGGGCGCGGCCGGCGCGGTGGCGCGTTTCGGCGGCCTGTTCGCACCCGCGATCATCGCGCCAGTGATGGCCACGCATTTCACCCTGGCCCTCGCGTTGATCTCCAGCATGTTGCTGGCCGGCGCCTTCGCCATCGGCATGGTCAACGTGGAATCGAAGGACCGCGCACTCGATTGA
- a CDS encoding porin, whose product MRKQAFALAALAAASVTAHAQSSVTLYGVIDGSIEYVNRVASSAATPNQGGSRFGMPSVGGLSASRWGLRGVEDLGGGNQALFVLESGFQWDTGALQSAPLFNRQSYLGIQNATVGKFSFGRQYTSFFDGMANFAPLRFAATYEPGIWWMGLNYREDNMVKYTGQFGPFQAVAHFSFGTGVAVQNATILLANGGAGEVPGHFSDNTGYGGSLMYLSNGLGFSLAADEWRPAAVTGQPGKMTKLGAAALYNTGPLKFTAGYRYNKGEFSNGGTLLRDDYWWAGVNYQATPALGLSLAYYFANVKQASAAANTPTSNPPNMHQVSFIADYNFSKRTDVYLSAGWAHNGGLSFDGAATAYAFKYPTMTGQQNMIGVTVGIRQIF is encoded by the coding sequence ATGAGGAAGCAGGCTTTCGCGCTGGCGGCTCTCGCCGCGGCCAGTGTCACAGCACACGCGCAATCGAGCGTCACGCTTTACGGAGTCATCGACGGGTCGATCGAATACGTCAATCGCGTGGCGTCGTCCGCCGCCACGCCCAACCAGGGCGGCAGCCGCTTCGGCATGCCCAGCGTGGGCGGCCTGTCGGCGTCGCGCTGGGGCCTGCGCGGCGTCGAGGACCTGGGCGGCGGCAACCAGGCGCTGTTCGTGCTGGAGTCCGGCTTTCAATGGGACACCGGAGCGCTGCAAAGCGCCCCCTTGTTCAACCGCCAGTCGTACCTCGGCATCCAGAACGCCACCGTCGGCAAGTTCTCGTTCGGCCGTCAGTACACGTCGTTCTTCGACGGCATGGCCAACTTCGCCCCGCTTCGCTTTGCGGCCACCTATGAGCCGGGCATCTGGTGGATGGGCCTGAACTACCGCGAAGACAACATGGTCAAGTACACGGGCCAGTTCGGACCGTTCCAGGCCGTGGCGCACTTCTCGTTCGGCACCGGCGTGGCCGTGCAGAACGCCACCATCCTGCTAGCCAATGGCGGCGCCGGCGAAGTGCCGGGGCACTTCTCCGACAACACCGGCTACGGCGGCTCGCTGATGTACCTGAGCAACGGCCTGGGCTTCTCCCTCGCAGCGGACGAATGGCGTCCGGCAGCGGTCACCGGCCAGCCAGGCAAGATGACCAAGCTCGGTGCGGCGGCCCTCTACAACACCGGGCCGCTCAAGTTCACGGCCGGCTATCGCTACAACAAGGGAGAGTTCTCGAACGGCGGCACGCTGCTGCGTGACGACTACTGGTGGGCAGGCGTGAACTATCAGGCCACGCCGGCACTGGGACTGTCCCTGGCCTACTACTTCGCCAACGTCAAACAGGCCAGCGCGGCAGCTAACACCCCGACAAGCAATCCGCCCAACATGCACCAGGTCAGCTTCATCGCCGACTACAACTTCAGCAAGCGCACTGACGTCTATCTGTCGGCCGGCTGGGCGCACAACGGTGGCCTCAGCTTTGACGGCGCCGCCACGGCCTATGCCTTCAAGTACCCGACCATGACCGGACAGCAGAACATGATCGGGGTGACGGTAGGCATCCGGCAGATCTTCTGA
- a CDS encoding GFA family protein gives MTVPCSVQCLCGAVNIKLNGQPQARANCHCRSCQDFYGTSMLSATAWLAEQVTVASGSVSSFSHPSKDLSRTFCSGCGETVFGTNRLGMRVLPNTIFARAAGGEVPEEMRPTMHLFYRHRIIDIQDELPKYLDGWDGPTYQA, from the coding sequence ATGACCGTACCGTGTTCCGTGCAGTGCCTGTGTGGCGCCGTCAATATCAAGCTGAATGGCCAACCTCAGGCAAGGGCTAATTGCCACTGTCGGTCGTGCCAGGATTTCTACGGGACTTCAATGTTGTCGGCGACTGCGTGGCTAGCTGAACAAGTCACCGTCGCCAGTGGTAGCGTGTCGAGCTTTTCGCACCCGTCAAAAGACTTGTCGCGAACATTCTGCTCCGGTTGCGGTGAGACGGTGTTTGGCACGAACCGGCTCGGCATGCGCGTCCTTCCTAATACCATTTTCGCCCGAGCCGCTGGCGGTGAAGTGCCCGAGGAAATGCGACCGACGATGCATCTTTTTTACCGGCATCGGATTATCGACATACAGGACGAGTTGCCGAAGTACCTCGACGGATGGGACGGCCCGACTTACCAAGCTTAG
- a CDS encoding DUF3455 domain-containing protein → MNQSIRRGSRGVRLATRRAFAIATALAGSVALSLAQAQSPVPGVLQPAGMTHAVASLEASGVQIYVCRRDAANQLTWTFQAPQADLYDASGQLVVRHGAGPSWEALDGSRITGKLMQHAANPDDSAAIPMLLLSSTNAGGPGLLSTVRYVQRLATHGGAAPAQACVHEGEEGRSPYLAEYVFLE, encoded by the coding sequence ATGAACCAATCGATTCGTAGAGGCAGCCGTGGCGTCCGCCTGGCAACGCGACGCGCCTTTGCGATCGCGACGGCGCTGGCCGGTAGCGTGGCGCTTTCGTTGGCTCAGGCCCAGTCGCCGGTGCCGGGCGTGCTGCAGCCCGCCGGCATGACTCACGCGGTGGCCTCGCTCGAGGCATCGGGCGTGCAGATCTACGTCTGCAGGCGCGACGCCGCTAATCAACTGACATGGACCTTTCAGGCGCCACAAGCCGATCTCTACGACGCCTCCGGCCAGCTCGTCGTCAGGCACGGCGCGGGGCCGTCGTGGGAAGCGCTGGACGGCAGCCGGATCACTGGCAAGCTGATGCAGCACGCCGCCAATCCCGACGACAGCGCGGCGATTCCAATGCTGCTCCTCTCTTCCACCAATGCGGGCGGTCCGGGCCTCCTGAGCACGGTGCGCTATGTGCAGCGGCTTGCCACGCACGGCGGCGCGGCCCCCGCGCAAGCCTGCGTGCACGAGGGCGAGGAAGGGCGTAGCCCCTATCTCGCGGAGTACGTGTTCCTCGAATGA
- a CDS encoding 2-hydroxycarboxylate transporter family protein, giving the protein MEAEPVVTQPNEAPQNARFWPHGWWRLMEIRIGIFPLPVYILAAALLAVLISIHKLANEISLVIVLFAFCGFTLAEIGKRIPLIRAIGAAAIFATFVPSALVYYKLLPEQVVKVTADFTKATNFLYLFIACIIVGSILGMDRHVLIKGFLKIFVPLAAGSIAAGAVGTLVGTALGLGTSHTFFYIVVPIMAGGVGEGAIPLSIGYSEILHQDQGLLFATVLPPVMLGSLTAIILSGTLNYLGKRYPAYTGEGRLQPGEHDELDANQKEITGHVDVDHIAAAGVTALTLYVVGIMCHRLFGLPAPVAMLFIAVLLKLTQAVSPPLQEGAFVVYKFFSTAVTYPLLFAIGVSLTPWDKLIAAFNLPTIITIVATVATLMAVGALVGTWMKMYPIDTAIVTACHSGQGGTGDVAILTAANRMTLMPFAQIATRIGGAVTVTVVLLVLARMQ; this is encoded by the coding sequence ATGGAAGCCGAACCGGTCGTTACGCAACCCAACGAAGCACCTCAGAACGCAAGATTCTGGCCTCATGGCTGGTGGCGCCTGATGGAAATTCGCATCGGCATCTTCCCGCTGCCGGTCTATATCCTGGCCGCCGCACTGCTCGCTGTACTGATCTCCATCCACAAGCTTGCCAACGAGATCTCGCTGGTCATTGTCCTGTTTGCATTCTGCGGCTTCACGCTCGCGGAGATCGGCAAGCGCATCCCTCTTATCCGCGCCATCGGCGCGGCGGCCATCTTCGCCACCTTCGTGCCATCCGCGCTGGTGTACTACAAGCTCTTGCCCGAGCAGGTGGTCAAAGTCACAGCGGACTTTACCAAGGCAACGAATTTTCTCTACCTGTTCATCGCCTGCATCATCGTCGGCAGCATTCTTGGCATGGATCGCCATGTGCTGATCAAGGGCTTCCTGAAGATATTCGTGCCGCTGGCCGCGGGTTCCATCGCGGCGGGCGCGGTCGGCACGCTTGTCGGCACCGCACTCGGCCTCGGTACCTCGCACACGTTCTTCTATATCGTCGTGCCCATCATGGCCGGCGGTGTAGGCGAGGGGGCGATTCCGCTCTCCATCGGCTACAGCGAGATCCTTCACCAGGACCAGGGCCTTTTGTTCGCGACGGTACTGCCGCCCGTGATGCTTGGCAGTCTTACCGCGATCATCCTGTCCGGCACGCTGAACTACCTGGGCAAACGCTACCCCGCCTATACCGGCGAGGGCCGTCTGCAACCCGGCGAGCACGATGAACTGGACGCGAACCAGAAGGAAATCACTGGGCACGTCGATGTGGACCACATCGCCGCGGCGGGCGTAACGGCGCTGACTCTCTATGTGGTCGGTATCATGTGCCATCGCCTCTTCGGTCTGCCGGCGCCGGTGGCCATGCTCTTCATCGCGGTACTGCTCAAGCTGACGCAGGCCGTGTCACCACCACTGCAGGAGGGTGCATTTGTGGTGTACAAGTTCTTCTCGACGGCGGTCACCTACCCGTTGCTGTTCGCGATCGGCGTGTCGTTGACACCTTGGGACAAACTGATCGCCGCATTCAACCTGCCGACGATCATCACCATCGTCGCCACCGTGGCAACGCTGATGGCCGTTGGCGCCTTGGTGGGCACCTGGATGAAGATGTACCCGATCGACACCGCCATCGTAACTGCCTGCCACAGCGGCCAGGGAGGAACAGGGGACGTGGCGATTCTTACCGCCGCCAACCGGATGACGCTTATGCCTTTCGCGCAGATTGCAACCCGCATTGGCGGCGCCGTGACGGTCACGGTGGTGTTGCTCGTGCTGGCGCGGATGCAGTAA